In Ogataea parapolymorpha DL-1 chromosome I, whole genome shotgun sequence, the following are encoded in one genomic region:
- a CDS encoding putative membrane protein: protein MSSATANVLATIGTILWCVQMIPQIIHNYKRKDTEGLNQWMVLLWCLCAPFFAIYFVSENSTIPIQLQPHLFGFFCLIVYLQVLYYPPVSRPKKDIILRGGLFVFFWVVLEVGFIIPLRMEYSKGVKWPLLIFGIIGSVLLAVGLLPPYYELSKRQGRVVGINFIFLATDLSGAVFSLASLAIGDIDVMGCILYSICACLEVGIFMSHAIWWLRFGRRRKPVDGDLTQVCTEEEKDFDAMEIPESLV, encoded by the coding sequence ATGTCTTCCGCAACTGCCAACGTTTTGGCCACTATAGGCACCATTCTATGGTGTGTGCAAATGATACCCCAAATTATTCACAATTATAAACGCAAAGACACTGAGGGACTCAATCAGTGGATGGTTTTGCTTTGGTGTCTGTGCGCCCCATTTTTCGCCATCTACTTTGTTTCGGAAAACAGCACAATCCCCATCCAACTGCAACCTCATTTGTTTGGCTTCTTTTGCCTCATCGTTTACTTACAAGTGCTCTACTACCCTCCAGTGAGCAGGCCAAAGAAAGACATTATTTTGCGCGGCGGTCTATTTGTGTTTTTCTGGGTTGTGCTCGAGGTGGGTTTCATCATCCCCCTACGCATGGAATACTCCAAAGGAGTGAAATGGCCGCTGCTAATTTTTGGAATCATCGGCTCCGTGCTTTTAGCTGTCGGATTGTTGCCACCATATTACGAGCTTTCAAAGCGTCAGGGACGAGTTGTTGGAATAAACTTCATTTTCCTGGCTACCGACCTCAGCGGAGCAGTGTTTTCCCTCGCCTCGTTGGCAATCGGAGACATTGATGTTATGGGCTGTATATTATATTCGATTTGCGCGTGTTTGGAAGTTGGGATTTTCATGAGTCACGCGATATGGTGGCTCAGATTCGGTCGCAGAAGAAAGCCGGTGGACGGTGACCTTACGCAGGTGTGTACcgaggaagaaaaggaTTTCGACGCGATGGAAATTCCGGAATCCTTGGTTTAG
- a CDS encoding putative mitochondrial 37S ribosomal protein, which translates to MLRLFSGSLLKPGRFFSPFKSATPSIMSRISPLPTAFSQQRFVTINQINRGQEFITKKKRGSKAPDLQRNPIKKGVILRVMILKPKKPNSAQRKAARVRLTNGRVVSAYIPGIGHNAQEHSVVYVRGGRVQDLPGVKYHLIRGAMDLAGVANRKTARSKYGVKKPSKE; encoded by the coding sequence ATGCTCAGACTGTTTTCCGGATCCCTGCTCAAACCGGGCCGGTTCTTCTCTCCTTTTAAAAGCGCAACGCCATCAATCATGTCGCGCATATCACCACTTCCCACCGCATTCTCGCAGCAAAGATTCGTCACCATCAACCAAATCAATAGAGGACAGGAGTTTATtaccaagaagaagagaggTTCCAAGGCCCCCGATCTTCAAAGAAACCCAATAAAAAAGGGCGTCATCTTGAGAGTCATGATTCTCAAGCCAAAGAAACCAAACTCGGCCCAGAGAAAGGCTGCGAGAGTTAGACTTACCAACGGAAGAGTCGTGTCGGCATATATTCCAGGTATTGGACACAATGCCCAGGAACACTCGGTGGTGTATGTGCGAGGCGGTAGAGTGCAGGATTTGCCTGGTGTTAAATATCACTTGATCCGTGGAGCCATGGACTTGGCTGGTGTTGCCAATAGAAAGACGGCCAGATCCAAATACGGAGTGAAAAAGCCCTCGAAAGAATGA
- a CDS encoding ATP-dependent RNA helicase DBP6 — MSTVSRKRPLEDEGADPHSSVLERYSRTMELQDKIADKHPDIDEAEPMEIERDVAPLPQPKLPRDKSLYSQEQKNKNLNWLSTPEYHNTTQTKPFKDFEPALDPVIIFNLETKFGITSAFSVQINVIESLLKDISANKIDPTPFGDYLVNASTGSGKTLAYLIPIVQSLIGRVVPRLRCIILVPTKPLITQVYSNILQLTKGLDINALALRSDVSVKEEAKKLAAIKPDIVVSTPGRLVEHLLNGMDLSQLRFLVVDEADRLLNQSFQNWCDTLITKLENDQKYGEGEDFYNSYTVKCSKLIFSATLTTDSEKLFHLKLFKPKLVVINNAEQLVNELYQIPPNLDEKFVRVNEKLAFFKPMVLLRYLEQPEYSSHGLVFTKSNESAIRLARLLTLLSEKLGLDLNIMSVNYSLKSHERAKILKKFHEEGGILIATDLIARGMNIESIKFVLNYDLPLSTKEYIHRVGRTARANRHGTAVTLCFGDGDFRWFKRLVYSGGVINRNGKDIEEVKVVRETDEKTDSDFVLELNKDVYNECLDELEKEIRNTR; from the coding sequence ATGTCCACAGTCAGTCGTAAAAGGCCTCTTGAAGATGAAGGGGCCGATCCTCACTCGTCTGTGCTTGAACGGTACAGCAGAACCATGGAATTACAGGACAAAATTGCCGATAAACACCCAGACATCGATGAGGCAGAACCAATGGAGATAGAGAGAGACGTCGCACCGCTTCCACAGCCCAAGTTGCCTCGAGACAAGTCTCTGTATTCGCAGGAacagaagaacaaaaaccTTAATTGGCTTTCCACTCCTGAGTATCACAATACTACCCAAACAAAGCCATTCAAGGATTTTGAGCCTGCACTTGATCCAGTGATAATTTTCAACCTCGAGACCAAGTTTGGCATAACTTCTGCCTTCTCCGTGCAGATCAACGTGATAGAgtctcttttgaaagacatCAGTGCCAATAAGATTGATCCGACCCCTTTTGGCGACTACTTGGTCAACGCATCGACAGGTTCAGGTAAGACACTAGCATACCTGATTCCAATAGTACAAAGCTTAATTGGCCGAGTTGTTCCTCGACTAAGATGCATAATTCTGGTTCCAACGAAGCCATTGATCACACAGGTCTACTCTAACATATTGCAGTTGACAAAAGGCCTCGATATTAATGCTCTAGCGCTCCGTAGTGACGTGAGTGTTAAGGAAGAAGCGAAGAAACTTGCAGCAATCAAGCCTGACATAGTTGTTTCCACACCAGGTCGTCTAGTTGAGCATCTGCTGAACGGCATGGACCTTTCACAGCTCCGATTTTTGGTGGTTGATGAGGCAGATCGGTTGCTGAACCAGTCGTTTCAAAATTGGTGCGACACTTTGATCACCAAATTGGAGAACGACCAGAAATAcggtgaaggagaagacTTTTACAACAGCTATACTGTGAAATGCAGTAAACTGATTTTCAGTGCGACTTTGACGACAGATTCCGAAAAATTGTTCCATCTTAAGCTTTTCAAGCCTAAACtggtggtgatcaacaacgCAGAACAGTTGGTGAACGAACTGTACCAGATTCCGCCAAATCTCGACGAGAAATTTGTGCGGGtcaacgagaagctggccTTTTTCAAGCCAATGGTGTTACTCCGCTACCTGGAGCAGCCAGAGTACAGTTCTCACGGACTTGTGTTTACCAAATCGAATGAGTCGGCAATTAGACTTGCTCGTCTGCTTACGCTTTTGAGTGAAAAGCTGGGCCTGGATTTGAACATAATGTCCGTCAATTATAGTCTCAAATCCCACGAGAGGGCAAAGATCCTCAAAAAGTTCCACGAGGAGGGTGGTATTTTGATTGCTACCGATCTCATCGCGCGCGGAATGAACATCGAATCGATCAAATTTGTTTTAAACTACGACCTCCCTCTTTCTACCAAGGAATACATTCACAGAGTTGGCAGAACAGCACGTGCCAACAGGCATGGAACAGCGGTAACGCTCTGTTTCGGAGATGGAGATTTCCGGTGGTTCAAGCGACTTGTTTACTCGGGTGGAGTGATTAATAGAAACGGCAAGGATATCGAGGAAGTGAAGGTGGTCAGAGAAACAGACGAAAAAACGGACTCGGATTTCGTGCTCGAGCTTAATAAAGACGTCTATAACGAGTGcttggacgagctcgagaaagAAATTAGAAATACCAGGTAA